One part of the Mariniflexile litorale genome encodes these proteins:
- a CDS encoding DUF5723 family protein produces MKKITFIFLFGISSVCVEAQSYVGFLTDNYSGVNSVIANPANITDSRFKTDINLVGVSVFGGNDYYGVNIMDAFKDDYDFDLDAKKHPSKDNNAAINLDVMGPAFMFNLNKKSSIAIFTRARSMVNINEINGTTIDNVDDDTTDDFNVNEGDFNMFTHAWAELGVTYARVLFNEEEHFLKGGLTLKYLQGGGTAYAVGKNVTIDYDADGTDLGGGESTGSISSTGQITYGRFADFDNDDYDYELPDASGFGADLGFVYEWRPNYADYTKTNAAGDSYTQKDKNKYKLKLGLSITDIGSIKYKEGLQDTYDITNTGINEDDFEDADDIDDILNTFYTLEKSSQGIKAKLPTALHLNADWSFNSKLYVNLNTDLSLVSKGKENASRISNTLSLTPRFESKWLSFYVPLSVVENNGFQAGAGLRAGPLYVGSGSVLTALTGDNSKGADVYAGLKIPIYQGKPRDKDDDGIIDKLDKCPKVAGPIENNGCPWGDKDNDGILDNVDACPEEAGPEENNGCPWGDKDGDSLLDNVDGCPEVAGPVENNGCPWKDSDNDGVLDKDDNCIDVPGTVANNGCPEEIVPEVTEEVQKTLNAYAKTILFDSGKSTIKSVSNGVLNDIVNILAKYPNAKFSIEGHTDSVGNDVSNQKLSESRASSVMTFLIEKGVASSRLSSTGFGESKPMATNATSAGRADNRRVEINLVK; encoded by the coding sequence ATGAAGAAAATTACTTTTATCTTTTTATTCGGTATAAGTTCGGTGTGTGTTGAAGCGCAATCTTATGTCGGGTTTCTTACAGACAACTATAGTGGTGTAAATAGTGTTATTGCCAACCCTGCTAATATTACAGATTCTCGTTTTAAAACAGATATCAACCTAGTTGGGGTTAGTGTGTTTGGTGGGAATGATTATTATGGAGTAAACATTATGGATGCATTTAAGGATGATTATGATTTTGACTTGGATGCAAAAAAACATCCTTCAAAAGATAATAATGCAGCTATAAATTTAGACGTTATGGGGCCTGCGTTTATGTTTAATTTAAATAAAAAGAGTTCTATTGCCATTTTTACGAGAGCACGATCTATGGTTAATATTAATGAAATTAATGGAACCACTATCGATAATGTTGATGATGATACCACTGATGATTTTAACGTAAACGAAGGAGATTTTAATATGTTTACGCATGCATGGGCAGAACTTGGTGTTACTTATGCTAGAGTATTATTTAATGAAGAAGAGCACTTTTTAAAAGGAGGTCTTACTTTAAAGTACCTTCAAGGTGGAGGTACCGCTTATGCTGTGGGTAAAAATGTAACCATAGATTATGATGCGGATGGAACCGATTTAGGAGGTGGGGAATCAACAGGTAGTATTTCCTCTACAGGTCAAATAACATATGGGCGTTTTGCCGACTTTGATAATGATGATTATGATTATGAACTTCCTGATGCTTCAGGTTTTGGTGCCGATTTAGGTTTTGTTTATGAATGGAGACCAAACTATGCAGATTATACAAAGACTAACGCGGCTGGGGATTCGTATACTCAAAAAGATAAAAATAAATACAAATTAAAGTTAGGTTTGTCTATTACCGATATTGGAAGTATTAAATATAAAGAAGGATTACAAGATACTTACGATATTACTAATACAGGTATAAATGAAGACGATTTTGAAGATGCTGATGATATTGATGATATCTTAAATACTTTTTATACTTTAGAAAAAAGTTCTCAAGGTATCAAAGCGAAGTTGCCAACAGCACTTCACCTAAATGCCGATTGGAGTTTTAATAGTAAACTTTATGTTAATTTAAATACCGATCTTTCTCTTGTTTCTAAAGGAAAAGAAAATGCAAGTCGTATTTCAAACACCCTATCGTTAACACCTCGTTTTGAAAGTAAATGGCTTAGTTTTTATGTGCCATTAAGTGTTGTTGAAAATAACGGATTTCAAGCTGGTGCTGGTTTAAGAGCAGGACCATTATATGTTGGATCAGGATCGGTTCTTACAGCATTAACTGGAGATAATAGTAAAGGAGCGGATGTTTATGCAGGCTTAAAAATACCTATTTATCAAGGAAAACCAAGAGATAAAGACGATGATGGTATTATAGATAAATTAGATAAATGTCCAAAAGTTGCAGGACCTATTGAAAATAATGGTTGTCCTTGGGGAGATAAGGATAATGATGGCATATTGGACAATGTAGATGCATGTCCTGAAGAAGCAGGCCCTGAAGAAAACAATGGTTGTCCTTGGGGAGATAAAGATGGAGACAGTCTTTTAGATAATGTTGATGGATGTCCAGAAGTAGCGGGTCCTGTAGAGAATAACGGTTGCCCATGGAAAGATAGCGATAACGACGGTGTTTTAGATAAAGATGATAATTGTATTGATGTACCTGGTACTGTTGCAAACAACGGATGCCCAGAAGAAATTGTTCCAGAAGTAACGGAAGAAGTTCAAAAAACATTAAATGCGTATGCAAAAACCATTTTGTTCGATTCTGGTAAATCCACTATCAAATCTGTGTCTAATGGCGTACTTAATGATATCGTTAATATTTTGGCTAAATACCCTAATGCTAAGTTTTCTATAGAAGGACATACTGATAGTGTAGGTAACGATGTGTCTAATCAAAAACTATCTGAATCTAGAGCGAGTTCAGTTATGACTTTCTTAATAGAAAAAGGAGTAGCATCAAGCAGATTATCATCAACAGGTTTTGGTGAAAGCAAGCCAATGGCTACGAATGCAACAAGTGCTGGACGTGCTGATAACCGTAGAGTTGAAATAAACTTGGTTAAGTAA
- the secA gene encoding preprotein translocase subunit SecA: MSFLNSVLKVFVGDKSKQDVKAITPIVSKIKTFEAALEGLSHDELRAKTAQFKAIIAEAIQPINDQIAKLLEEAENTEDIDRREDIYLDIDKLKDDAYKTTEDVLNDILPEAFAVVKETAKRFTNNTSITVTASTYDRELSGDNDYVTLDNDKAIWSNSWDAAGKPITWDMVHYDVQLIGGIAMHQGKIAEMHTGEGKTLVATLPMYLNALAGKGVHLVTVNDYLAKRDSAWMAPIFQFHGLTIDCIDYHQPNSDARKKAYNADITYGTNNEFGFDYLRDNMSHSPNDLVQRPHHYAIVDEVDSVLVDDARTPLIISGPIPLGEHHEFNDLKPKIDDIVAVQRKYLTGVLAEAKKLIASGDTKEGGFQLLRAYRGIPKNKALIKFLSEEGVKQLLQKTENFYMQDNNREMPKVDAELYYVIEEKNNQIELTDKGVEYISGKDNPDFFIMPEIGIEIAKIESQNLPLAEEAKLKEELYKEFGVKSERIHTLNQLLKAYALFEKDIQYVVMDNKVMIVDEQTGRIMDGRRYSDGLHQAIEAKENVKIEDATQTFATVTLQNYFRMYRKLSGMTGTAVTEAGEFWEIYKLDVVEIPTNKPIARDDKEDLVYKTKREKYNAVIDDVTKLSQAGRPVLIGTTSVEISELLGKMLTIRKIPHNVLNAKQHKKEAEIVDQAGKSGQVTIATNMAGRGTDIKLSDEVKKAGGLAIVGTERHDSRRVDRQLRGRAGRQGDVGSSQFYVSLEDNLMRLFGSERIAKMMDRMGLKEGEVIQHSMISKSIERAQKKVEENNFGVRKRLLEYDDVMNAQREVVYKRRHHALFGERLRVDLANMIFDTTEGIVETNKTASDFKNFEFELIRYFSMSSPITEAEFGKLSAQEITGKVYRAAFDHYKEKMTRNADLAFPVIKNVYETQRDKFKRIVVPFTDGIKTLNVVTDLEKAYETAGKQLITDFEKNITLAIIDDAWKTHLRKMDELKQSVQLAVHEQKDPLLIYKFEAFELFKAMIDEVNKDVISFLFKGELPQETQHTIQEARERKQEKLNVQKDEIPNLDERSAQSRTAGNTQRQQQVVETIVRDKPKIGRNDQVTIKHVINGENKTLKYKQAEPLLAKGDWVLVED, translated from the coding sequence ATGAGTTTTTTAAATTCTGTACTTAAAGTATTTGTCGGAGACAAATCAAAACAAGATGTAAAGGCCATCACCCCTATTGTTAGTAAAATTAAAACTTTTGAAGCTGCTTTAGAAGGATTATCACATGATGAACTAAGGGCTAAAACAGCACAGTTTAAGGCCATAATAGCAGAAGCCATTCAACCTATAAACGACCAAATCGCCAAGTTACTTGAAGAAGCAGAAAACACCGAAGATATTGATAGACGCGAAGATATTTATCTAGACATTGACAAACTTAAAGATGATGCCTACAAAACTACCGAAGATGTTTTAAACGATATTTTACCAGAAGCCTTTGCTGTCGTTAAAGAAACAGCTAAACGTTTTACAAATAATACCAGTATAACTGTTACCGCAAGTACTTACGACAGAGAATTATCTGGCGATAACGATTATGTTACTTTAGATAACGACAAGGCCATTTGGTCTAACTCTTGGGATGCCGCTGGAAAACCTATTACTTGGGATATGGTACATTACGATGTACAACTTATTGGTGGTATTGCGATGCACCAAGGTAAAATTGCCGAAATGCATACAGGAGAAGGTAAAACTTTAGTAGCAACCTTGCCAATGTATTTAAACGCTCTTGCTGGTAAAGGTGTGCATTTAGTAACTGTAAACGACTATCTAGCAAAACGCGATAGCGCATGGATGGCTCCTATTTTTCAGTTTCATGGATTAACGATTGATTGTATTGACTACCATCAACCAAATTCGGATGCACGTAAAAAAGCTTACAATGCCGACATTACTTATGGAACCAATAACGAGTTTGGTTTCGATTATTTACGTGATAACATGTCGCATTCACCAAACGATTTGGTTCAACGACCGCACCACTACGCTATTGTGGATGAGGTAGATTCGGTATTAGTTGATGATGCACGTACACCGTTAATTATATCGGGACCTATTCCATTAGGAGAACACCATGAGTTTAACGATTTAAAACCTAAAATAGACGATATTGTTGCTGTACAGCGCAAGTATTTAACAGGAGTTTTAGCCGAAGCAAAAAAATTAATCGCTTCTGGAGATACTAAAGAAGGTGGTTTTCAATTACTACGTGCATACCGTGGGATTCCTAAAAACAAGGCACTTATTAAGTTTTTAAGTGAAGAAGGTGTTAAACAACTGCTTCAAAAAACCGAAAACTTTTATATGCAAGACAACAACCGCGAAATGCCAAAAGTTGATGCTGAATTGTACTATGTAATTGAAGAAAAAAACAATCAAATAGAGCTTACCGATAAAGGTGTGGAATATATTTCTGGGAAAGACAATCCAGACTTTTTTATCATGCCTGAAATAGGTATTGAAATCGCTAAAATTGAAAGTCAGAATTTACCTTTAGCAGAAGAAGCAAAACTAAAAGAAGAATTATATAAAGAATTTGGTGTAAAATCAGAACGTATCCACACCCTTAACCAATTACTTAAAGCCTACGCATTATTTGAAAAAGACATTCAATATGTGGTTATGGACAACAAAGTAATGATTGTTGATGAACAAACAGGCCGTATTATGGATGGGCGTCGTTATTCTGACGGATTACACCAAGCCATTGAAGCCAAAGAAAATGTAAAGATTGAGGATGCTACACAAACTTTTGCAACGGTAACGCTTCAAAATTACTTTAGAATGTACCGTAAACTATCTGGTATGACTGGTACTGCGGTTACTGAAGCTGGGGAGTTTTGGGAGATTTACAAATTAGATGTTGTTGAAATCCCAACTAACAAACCCATTGCTAGAGATGATAAAGAAGATTTAGTTTATAAAACGAAACGTGAAAAATACAATGCGGTTATTGATGATGTTACTAAACTTTCACAAGCTGGTAGACCGGTTCTTATTGGTACAACTTCCGTTGAAATTAGTGAGTTACTTGGTAAAATGCTTACCATTCGTAAAATTCCGCACAACGTATTAAATGCAAAACAACACAAAAAAGAAGCTGAAATTGTTGATCAAGCTGGTAAATCTGGACAAGTAACCATTGCAACCAACATGGCGGGTCGTGGTACCGATATTAAGCTGAGTGATGAAGTTAAAAAAGCAGGTGGTTTGGCTATTGTAGGTACAGAGCGCCATGACTCACGTCGTGTAGACCGCCAGTTACGCGGTCGTGCAGGACGTCAAGGAGATGTTGGTAGTTCGCAATTTTATGTATCATTAGAAGATAATTTAATGCGCCTATTTGGTAGTGAGCGTATTGCAAAAATGATGGATAGAATGGGATTAAAAGAAGGTGAAGTGATTCAGCATTCTATGATTTCAAAATCGATTGAACGCGCTCAGAAAAAAGTAGAAGAAAACAATTTTGGTGTTCGTAAACGTTTATTAGAGTATGATGATGTTATGAACGCCCAACGTGAAGTGGTTTACAAACGTCGTCACCATGCCTTATTTGGCGAGCGTCTTCGTGTAGATTTAGCGAATATGATTTTCGATACCACCGAAGGTATTGTTGAAACCAATAAAACGGCTAGCGATTTTAAAAACTTTGAATTCGAATTGATTCGTTATTTTTCAATGAGTTCGCCAATTACTGAAGCTGAATTCGGAAAACTTTCAGCTCAAGAAATTACAGGCAAAGTTTACCGTGCTGCGTTTGATCATTATAAAGAAAAAATGACTCGTAATGCAGACCTTGCATTCCCTGTTATTAAAAATGTATACGAAACACAACGCGATAAATTCAAACGTATTGTAGTGCCTTTTACGGATGGTATTAAAACATTAAATGTTGTTACCGATCTTGAAAAAGCTTATGAAACTGCCGGTAAACAATTAATTACCGACTTTGAAAAAAACATTACACTTGCCATTATTGATGATGCTTGGAAAACTCATTTAAGAAAAATGGATGAGCTTAAACAATCGGTACAATTAGCTGTACACGAACAAAAAGACCCATTACTTATTTATAAATTTGAAGCGTTTGAATTGTTTAAAGCCATGATTGATGAAGTCAATAAAGATGTAATTTCATTCTTATTTAAAGGAGAATTGCCTCAAGAAACACAACACACCATTCAAGAAGCTAGAGAACGCAAACAAGAAAAATTGAATGTACAAAAGGATGAAATACCTAATTTAGATGAACGTTCTGCACAAAGTAGAACTGCGGGTAATACCCAACGCCAGCAACAAGTCGTTGAAACCATTGTACGTGATAAACCAAAAATTGGACGTAACGACCAAGTAACTATAAAACATGTTATTAATGGTGAAAATAAAACCCTTAAATACAAACAAGCCGAACCTTTATTAGCTAAAGGCGACTGGGTTTTAGTTGAAGATTAA
- a CDS encoding cob(I)yrinic acid a,c-diamide adenosyltransferase: MKIYTKTGDKGTTALFGGTRVPKHHIRIESYGTVDELNSYMGLIRDQDIDAHYKDLLIHIQDRLFTVGAILATDPEKAVLKNGNERLNIPKISTEDIERLEYEMDAMNEVLPPMTHFVLPGGHQTVSFCHIARCVCRRAERLATSLNDIETIEPNTLMYLNRLSDYLFVLARKLTYDLQANEIKWVPEKH; this comes from the coding sequence ATGAAAATATATACCAAAACAGGTGATAAAGGCACCACAGCATTATTTGGGGGTACCCGTGTACCCAAACATCATATAAGAATTGAAAGTTATGGTACTGTTGATGAATTAAACTCCTATATGGGATTAATTCGTGACCAAGACATTGATGCGCACTACAAAGATTTACTTATACATATTCAAGATAGGCTCTTTACAGTTGGTGCTATTTTGGCAACCGATCCCGAAAAAGCAGTTTTAAAAAATGGTAATGAACGTTTGAATATCCCTAAAATATCGACTGAAGACATTGAACGTTTAGAATATGAAATGGATGCTATGAATGAGGTTTTACCTCCTATGACGCATTTCGTTCTACCGGGTGGACACCAAACGGTGTCATTCTGTCATATTGCACGCTGCGTATGCCGCAGAGCAGAACGCTTAGCGACCTCACTTAATGACATTGAAACGATTGAACCTAATACTTTAATGTACTTAAACCGTCTTTCTGACTACCTTTTTGTATTGGCACGAAAGTTGACTTATGACTTGCAAGCAAACGAGATTAAATGGGTTCCTGAGAAGCATTAA
- a CDS encoding class I SAM-dependent methyltransferase, translating into MHQIKSYIKFIIKSTNQHGVHSPFVYNLVTKCFYDHSNYEGYKKILNYKKELLKNKGKIKVTDLGVGSQVSKQCERFISEIAKNAGTTNKRAQLLYRLTSYFNFENILELGTSLGIATHAMRLGNTKSKITSIEGCPDISEFTKTNFKVHKLNNIDLICGNFDTNVKDLSSNTYDLIFFDGNHQKEATLNYFETLLKTAHNDSVFIFDDIYWSEGMTEAWETMKQHPQVTVTVDTFFWGFIFFRKEQIKEHFIIRI; encoded by the coding sequence ATGCATCAAATTAAATCATACATAAAATTCATAATAAAATCGACCAACCAACATGGTGTTCACTCACCTTTTGTGTATAATTTAGTTACCAAATGTTTTTACGACCACTCTAATTATGAGGGTTACAAAAAAATTTTAAATTACAAAAAAGAACTATTAAAAAACAAAGGTAAAATTAAAGTAACCGATTTAGGCGTTGGTTCTCAGGTATCAAAACAGTGTGAGCGCTTTATTTCTGAAATTGCTAAAAATGCGGGAACAACTAATAAAAGAGCACAACTTTTATACAGGCTTACCTCCTATTTTAATTTTGAAAACATATTAGAATTGGGCACCTCTTTAGGTATTGCTACACATGCGATGCGTTTAGGAAATACGAAATCGAAAATAACAAGTATTGAAGGTTGTCCTGATATTTCAGAATTTACAAAGACTAATTTCAAGGTCCACAAATTGAATAACATCGATTTAATTTGTGGAAATTTTGATACTAATGTTAAAGATTTATCATCAAACACCTACGATCTCATCTTCTTCGATGGCAATCATCAAAAAGAAGCAACATTAAATTATTTCGAAACCTTATTGAAAACAGCCCATAACGATTCTGTTTTTATTTTTGATGATATTTATTGGTCGGAAGGCATGACTGAAGCCTGGGAAACCATGAAACAACACCCACAAGTAACTGTAACGGTTGACACCTTCTTTTGGGGTTTTATATTTTTTAGAAAAGAACAGATTAAAGAGCACTTTATTATTAGAATTTAG
- the ttcA gene encoding tRNA 2-thiocytidine(32) synthetase TtcA, which yields MEQITKKLLRATGEALEQFSMIEAGDRIMVCLSGGKDSYTMLDMMLHFQKVAPISFDIIAVNLDQKQPGFPVEVLPTYLSNLGVDYKIIEKNTYKVVMEKTPEGKTTCSLCSRLRRGTLYEAAKNLNCNKLALGHHRNDIIETFLLNFFFAGKLESMPPKFRNDAGNLVILRPLALCKEEDIEVYSEYMNFPIIPCNLCGSQENLQRKKVKQMIADWETDFPDRTSVMMNALQNVSPSHLLDRKIYDFSSLQDMVSKDDALV from the coding sequence ATGGAACAGATTACAAAAAAATTGCTACGTGCTACGGGTGAAGCTCTAGAACAATTTTCAATGATAGAAGCAGGCGATCGTATTATGGTTTGCCTATCGGGTGGTAAAGACAGTTATACCATGCTCGATATGATGCTTCACTTTCAAAAAGTAGCTCCTATTTCTTTTGATATTATTGCGGTAAATCTAGACCAAAAACAACCCGGTTTCCCTGTAGAGGTGCTACCCACTTATTTAAGCAATTTAGGTGTAGATTATAAAATTATTGAGAAAAACACCTATAAGGTAGTCATGGAAAAAACACCTGAAGGCAAAACAACCTGTAGTTTGTGTTCTAGGTTGCGACGTGGTACTTTATATGAAGCTGCCAAGAATTTAAATTGCAATAAACTGGCACTGGGTCACCATAGAAATGATATTATAGAAACTTTTTTATTGAACTTTTTTTTCGCTGGCAAATTAGAATCAATGCCTCCTAAGTTTAGAAACGATGCAGGTAATTTGGTGATTCTACGACCTCTTGCTTTGTGTAAAGAAGAGGATATAGAGGTGTATTCCGAGTACATGAATTTCCCTATAATACCATGTAATTTATGTGGTTCTCAAGAGAATTTACAACGCAAAAAAGTAAAACAAATGATAGCCGATTGGGAAACCGATTTCCCTGATCGAACTTCTGTTATGATGAATGCGCTTCAAAATGTATCGCCTTCACATTTATTAGATCGTAAAATTTACGACTTTTCGTCGCTACAAGATATGGTTTCTAAAGACGATGCTTTGGTTTAA
- a CDS encoding DUF2795 domain-containing protein produces MYWTLELASYLSDAPWPATKDELIDYAIRTGAPLEVVENLQSIEDEGDAYDSIDEIWSDYPTDEDYLWNEDEY; encoded by the coding sequence ATGTATTGGACTTTAGAATTAGCATCGTATTTAAGTGATGCACCTTGGCCAGCAACAAAAGACGAGTTGATAGATTACGCTATTAGAACTGGTGCTCCTTTAGAGGTTGTTGAAAACTTACAGTCTATTGAAGATGAAGGTGATGCCTACGATTCAATTGACGAAATTTGGTCTGATTATCCAACAGATGAAGATTACCTTTGGAATGAGGATGAATATTAA
- the rimO gene encoding 30S ribosomal protein S12 methylthiotransferase RimO: MRTKSLKKNKINVVTLGCSKNVYDSEVLMGQLKASGKDVVHEEEGNIVVINTCGFINNAKEESINTILEFMQKKEEGEVDKVFVTGCLSERYKPDLQKEIPNVDAYFGTTELPGLLKALGADYKHELIGERLTTTPKNYAYLKIAEGCDRPCSFCAIPLMRGKHKSTPIEEVVIEAEKLAAKGVKELILIAQDLTYYGLDLYKKRNLAELLEALVKVEGVEWIRLHYAFPTGFPMDVLEVMNREPKICNYIDIPLQHISDSILKSMRRGTTKEKTTQLLKDFRVAVPNMTIRTTLIVGYPGETEEDYQILKQWVKDMRFERLGCFTYSHEENTHAYNLEDDVPEEVKQERANEIMEIQSQISWELNQAKIGETFKVVIDRKEGNYFVGRTEFDSPDVDNEVLIDASKTYMKTGEFATVKITEAADFDLYAEVVTA; encoded by the coding sequence ATGAGAACGAAATCACTTAAAAAGAATAAGATTAATGTAGTAACGCTTGGTTGTAGTAAAAATGTTTACGACAGTGAAGTGCTAATGGGGCAATTAAAAGCCAGTGGAAAGGATGTTGTTCATGAAGAAGAGGGTAATATAGTCGTTATTAATACCTGTGGATTTATTAATAATGCCAAAGAAGAAAGCATAAATACTATTTTAGAATTTATGCAGAAAAAGGAAGAAGGCGAAGTTGACAAGGTGTTTGTAACAGGTTGTTTGAGCGAGCGTTATAAACCAGATTTACAAAAGGAAATCCCTAATGTTGATGCGTATTTTGGTACTACTGAATTACCGGGGTTGCTAAAAGCTTTGGGAGCCGATTATAAACACGAATTGATAGGTGAGCGTTTAACTACAACACCAAAAAATTATGCCTATTTAAAAATTGCCGAAGGTTGCGACCGCCCTTGTAGTTTTTGTGCCATCCCGCTAATGCGTGGAAAACATAAAAGTACGCCTATTGAGGAAGTGGTTATTGAAGCTGAAAAACTAGCAGCCAAAGGCGTTAAAGAATTAATTTTAATTGCACAAGACTTAACCTATTACGGTTTGGATTTATACAAAAAACGCAACCTTGCTGAATTATTAGAGGCACTTGTAAAAGTAGAAGGGGTCGAGTGGATTCGTTTGCATTATGCATTCCCTACTGGATTCCCAATGGATGTGTTGGAGGTTATGAACCGTGAACCAAAAATTTGTAATTATATAGATATTCCATTGCAGCATATTTCAGATTCTATTTTGAAAAGTATGCGTCGTGGTACGACTAAAGAAAAAACCACCCAGTTACTTAAAGATTTTAGAGTAGCGGTACCGAATATGACGATTAGAACTACACTAATTGTGGGGTATCCTGGTGAAACGGAAGAAGATTACCAAATATTAAAACAGTGGGTTAAAGACATGCGTTTTGAGCGTTTGGGTTGTTTTACTTATTCTCATGAAGAAAACACACATGCTTATAATTTAGAAGATGATGTGCCGGAAGAAGTGAAACAAGAACGTGCCAACGAGATTATGGAAATCCAGTCTCAGATTTCTTGGGAATTAAATCAAGCAAAAATAGGAGAGACCTTTAAAGTGGTTATCGACAGAAAAGAAGGTAATTATTTTGTGGGTCGTACCGAATTTGATTCACCTGATGTTGATAACGAAGTGTTGATTGATGCTAGCAAAACCTATATGAAAACAGGGGAGTTTGCAACTGTTAAAATTACAGAAGCGGCTGATTTTGATTTGTATGCCGAAGTTGTTACAGCGTAA